In one window of Primulina tabacum isolate GXHZ01 chromosome 8, ASM2559414v2, whole genome shotgun sequence DNA:
- the LOC142554748 gene encoding uncharacterized protein LOC142554748 → MASFNKIPMFSKEDYDDWKIRMQAHLAAQDDDMWYIITDGPMRILKVNTAAATTEGAPQMVMRALSRKWNVKTIAMRESKDLNKLELHDLFAVLKAYEFELGIRTEEDPSTSQQTKALAATIVTLPVKDSTSKKSAEQLSNEAISLFVKKFSKFMRKNQSQLNKPHFNKDHADDEEDQGKWAESESEKSISEESSSESEDEKVECLMAKEDQESTDEMATKKKELEESIWFMDSGCSRHMTGNKDLLSEIVNYKGPTITFGDNSKGKAVGKCKIIHGKVIIKHVLLIENLCYNLISIRQLCDKGYTVVFQKLICTVKTTAGNIMLTGHREQNTYKVKWNDNYLNAPTCFIALNGNKNWFWHKRLNHLNFKSIATISRLKLVSGLPNIDFAKDRICNTCQLGKQIRSTFKSRGRNSSARCLELLHMDLFGPIPVTSLGGKKYTLIVIDDFSRFTWVTFLNSKDQAADHLIKLLKRLQNEKSEAINRIKSDRGTEFLNQYLSSYLENHGIKHELSAARSPQQNGVAERRNRTLKEAARTMLAESRYSAVSKAYRVYNQRTLTVEESIHIVFDEYSICHDNSSNNIHDLINNLDATNLEASSDDEVDLRKTGGNISKENPTAQEQTQQIEPKKIDNALLDTNWIEAMQEELNQFERSKEQFEMSIMGELNYFLGLQVKQSENGIFINQAKYTRDMLKKFGMENCSQATTPMSSSIKLDKYEGRIFVDTKMYRGLIGSLLYLTASRLDIMFAVCLCARFQAKPMQSHFIASKRILKYLKGATNVGLWYPKYSGLNLVGYSDADYAGC, encoded by the exons ATGGCATCTTTCAACAAGATTCCGATGTTTTCTAAAGAAGActatgatgattggaaaattcgTATGCAGGCACACTTAGCAGCCCAAGATGACGATATGTGGTATATTATCACTGATGGGCCGATGAGAATCTTGAAGGTAAATACAGCTGCTGCCACAACCGAAGGTGCTCCTCAGATG GTTATGAGAGCTCTTTCCAGAAAATGGAACGTAAAGACTATAGCAATGCGAGAATCTAAAGATCtgaacaaactggaacttcatgATCTCTTCGCCGTCCTTAAAGCGTATGAGTTCGAGCTTGGAATACGAACTGAAGAAGATCCATCCACCTCCCAGCAAACAAAGGCATTGGCAGCTACTATAGTGACTCTTCCGGTCAAAGATTCAACAAGTAAGAAATCGGCCGAGCAATTAAGCAATGAAGCCATTtctttatttgttaaaaaattcAGCAAATTCATGCGCAAGAATCAATCACAGCTGAATAAACCTCACTTCAACAAGGACCATGCTGATGATG AAGAAGATCAAGGCAAATGGgctgaatcagaatcagaaaaaTCCATCTCCGAAGAATCTTCAAGTGAAAGCGAAGATGAGAAAGTAGAATGTCTCATGGccaaagaagatcaagaatctaCCGATGAAATGGCAACAAAGAAAAAGGAGCTGGAAGAATCCATCTGGTTCATGGATAGTGGCTGCtctagacacatgactggaaacAAAGATCTTTTATCAGAAATAGTCAACTACAAAGGTCCAACAATCACCTTTGGTGATAATTCTAAAGGTAAAGCTGTGGGTAAATGTAAGATTATCCACGGCAAAGTTATCATTAAACATGTGCTTCTTATAGAAAATCTAtgttataacttgataagcataagACAACTATGTGACAAGGGTTACACCGTTGTGTTTCAAAAACTCATATGCACTGTTAAAACCACAGCTGGTAATATCATGTTGACTGGTCATAGAGagcaaaatacatataaagtaaAATGGAATGATAATTATCTTAATGCACCTACCTGCTTTATTGCCttaaatggaaataaaaattggTTTTGGCATAAACGACTCAACCATctcaactttaaatccattgctacTATTAGCAGACTTAAACTTGTATCTGGTTTGCCTAACATTGACTTTGCCAAAGATAGAATTTGCAATACTTGTCAATTAGGAAAACAAATCCGTTCAACATTCAAAAGCAGAGGAAGAAACTCATCAGCAAGATGTCTGGAACTTCTTCATATGGATTTGTTTGGACCAATACCCGTAACgagcttagggggaaagaaATATACTCTCATagtaattgatgatttctccaGATTTACATGGGTAACATTTCTAAACTCCAAAGATCAAGCTGCCGATCATCTAATCAAGCTGCTCAAAAGACTTCAAAATGAGAAAAGCGAAGCAATTAACAGAATCAAGAGTgacagaggaactgaatttctgaACCAATACCTGTCATCATATCTTGAAAATCATggcataaaacatgaattgtCAGCGGCTAGATCACCTCAACAGAACGGAGTAGCTGAAAGGAGAAACCGCACATTGAAGGAAGCAGCTAGAACCATGCTAGCCGAATCTA gatattcagcagtgagcAAAGCATACAGAGTTTATAATCAAAGAACtctcactgttgaagaatccatacacattgtatttgatgaatattCTATATGTCATGACAATAGTAGTAACAATatacatgatttaataaataatcttgatgCTACTAACCTTGAAGCAAGCAGTGATGATGAGGTAGATCTGAGAAAAACAGGAGGAAACATATCAAAAGAAAATCCAACAGCACAAGAACAAACTCAACAG atagaacctaagaaaatcGATAATGCACTACTTGACACAAATTGGATAGAGGCCATGCAAGAGGAACTTAATCAGTTTGAAAGAAGTAAG GAGCAATTTGAGATGAGCATAATGGGCgaattaaattactttttagGACTGCAAGTTAAGCAGTCCGAAAATGGTATATTTATCAATCAAGCTAAATACACTCGAgatatgctaaagaaatttggcatggaaaattGCTCTCAAGCTACCACCccaatgagttcatcaatcaaactggaTAAATATGAAGGGAGAATCTTTGTGGatacaaaaatgtacagagggTTAATTGGTTCTCTACTTTATTTGACTGCAAGTAGActggatattatgtttgctgtatGTTTATGTGCACGGTTTCAAGCTAAACCTATGCAATCTCATTTTATTGCTTCTAAACGCAtacttaaatatcttaaaggtgCTACTAATGTGGGTCTTTGGTATCCCAAATATTCAGGTCTAAATCTTGTAGGGTATTCAGACGCAGATTATGCTGGATGCTAA